TTCTAGCATTTTAGGTATAAAAGGACTTGCTATCGACATAGCACCAAGGATAAGTGAAAAGACCATAAATTTTGAAATAGCTTCAAGATGTGCGGGTCGTGATACTTCTCTACGCTGCTCAGCTGAAAGCAACCCATGAGCGAAGAATGCAAGTAAAAAAGCTAAACCAATAAAGCCTAGTTTTAATATCTCCAAAATGTTCATTTATTTATATATCCATATACAAAAACACAAAAAAATGGGATATTGACATGATTTTAATATGTTTTCATTAAAAACGGAGATAATGTAAATGAATACATCTTAGCGCCGATTTATGAGTGCCCTATTTTGGCGCTCCTTAACAAGTGACTACAAGATTTAAACTATGAAAAATCTTGAACATCTTGAAGTAGATCTTTGGCCTGACGCTTAATGCGCTTTTTAAATTCATACTCAATTTCATTTTCTGTAAGTTTTGATAAGTCCATATTAAAATATTTATTCAATACGTCTTGCATCTGTTCTAAGGAATAAGAATCAAAGTTTGGGATATATTTAGTTTCATTCCGGTGATGTTTAATCTCATAGTGGCTTCTAACAAATTTTTTAGGCTTAATCTTAGCATTAAAACGCTTAGTTAAATTTGTAACAAAAGCATCAAGTTGATGGAGTAAGCTTTCATTATTCATCTCAGAAAAGTAAAACAACCAACCCTTACACTTATTTTCAAAAATACAACCTGTTATCCTCATATCAAGCCGCCATAACAGGAAGTCTGCATTCTTCTTATCAGCATATTTATAGCCATTAAATATTGAAATAATAGATTCTCTTAGTTTATCAACAGAACCTTTTCTACATGAGATCAAACCGTTATCGAATTCATACCCTAAAAAATCAAATTTCTCTGTGATATGCCCTATTTGAGATTTATCAGGTACTTTTATAGGATCGTGTATTTCCAATCCTATTTTCTTAAATCTCTTAATTAAACTCTGGGCTATTTCCTCCGCCTTTTTGTGTTCACACAAAATCAACACATCATCAACATAACGATAAAACCTTAGATTACTCTGTTTTTTCATATAGCTATCAATATTTAACAAATAAATAGCTGAAAGTATGTTAGAAATAGCAAGTCCTTGAGGTACTCCTTTACTCATTGGTATATCTGATGCGTGAGAGCGAACAACAGTAGGCGTACTTATAGCATTATTGATAAGCTCTAGAATTTTAGGTTCTTTAATTCGCTTACGAAGACGTGAATTCAATTCATCATGTTTTATAGTTGGATAGAAATTAGTAACATCTAACTTAACAAAGCCATCATAAGTATTAGAAGATACATTTTCCTTTACTGCACAAACAACATCTTGGGGGAGTTCAAATTTTATAGAACTTTTAAAGCAAGATGATAAAAAGTCACACAAAGCACGAAGAGTGATTCGATCTCTAATAGTTGGGATTGATATTTCCCTAGGAGGTTTACCACGACCTTTACTTATTAATTTGAGTTTATATTTGGTAAATTTATAATTTGCAGATATCACCTTTCTCGAAATAATATTTATTTCGTCATCCTGTATAGGCCAAAAACCTTTTTGATTTCGATTGTCAATACCAATAGCACCAGAAAGTTGTATATGTTCTGTATATATCTTTTTCAATTTCTGTGGAGAAAATTGACGTTGAAATTTATTAATAACTGTCATAATTTCTCTAAAGTCACAAAAATTATAATTGGTAGGCTATACATAAAGAACAAAAACATTATTCTGTAAAAACAATGAATTAAAAACATAAACCAGATATAGCGTGTTGGTATTTTTGTCAAACCACCTGATACTCCGTTAGGAGTAGAGTGAGATAAATATTCTAAACAGATCGCTTTATGAAAATCTTTATCTGTATGATTTTCACATACACTTAGCACTTGCCCATATTCAGTTTCTATATTTTTATCTGCTGGAGTTTTTATTGCCCTTTGATAAATTCCACTTAAAGTTTCATAGCATTCTTTAATCAAGGCAGCCCTTTCTTTAAAACTTAGAGCACTAGTAAAGCTAGAAATAATCAAAACCATAACAGAGAACACTACCCATGCAACACCTGAATACTCGCTTGTTGCGTTAAATTTTAAATAATATACAGATACAAAAACCGCAAAAAGAGAATACCAAAGCAAAATAACTTGTGCTTGAAAAGCATTTGCCAACAAGCGTTTTTCAGTTTGGATTCGTGCTTTTCTTGTCCACCAAATACTATCAGGTAATGACATTACTTTTCCTTAATAAAGTTGTTCCAGAGTGTCTATTTTAGTAAGTGTAAAACCCAATAATGGGTCAGTCCGAAGACTAAGAGCCTAAACTCTTCTGAATTAGTTGCACCCACAAAGTGGATGGCCGCAAGCGGCACACTCTGGAACAAAACCCTTCTCTTACTCAAACACCAATATCTGAATTATTACTCATATTAAATATTGGTTTCTATCTAACAAAAAGAGTAAACGCTTCTACCTATATTTATTCACTACATTACAAAAATAAAGGCTAGACATAAGTCAACACCCGCTTTAACTACTATTCATTGCTTTACATCAAAACGCCCACTAGTATACAAACCTAAAATGGAATCAAATGTCCGCTACAGGACATAAAAGATAGATTGGATGAAAGTAAAATCGTTTTCTTTCACTCCACACCTCAAAACAGGGAATCAAGTTTGGATCATTTGGCATTTGCTGAAAAAATCTGTTGGCCAACGGACTTATCAGCCCCACTTAAACAACAGCTCATCAGCAGCGCAAAAATCATCAACATTTCAGGAAACGACGGGCTGATAAACTCCAATTTAGCCCACCAGGGCATCAGCTATATTCTTGAAGGCACTATGACCATTTGCCTGCAAACGCCCAACCTAAAAGCCATTAACAGCATAGTGAAATGCAAGGGTGAATGGTTTGGCAATTATGAGCCGCGCACCAGCGATTACACACCGTTTTTTATTACCGAAATAGAGCCGGTAACGGTTATTCACTTTTCAACGGAAACCATTCACAGCCTGGCAAGTAAGCATATGGAAATGTATAAGTGGTTTCATTCTTTGTCTTTTTCCGCCAAAGCCAA
This genomic window from Thalassomonas viridans contains:
- a CDS encoding SLATT domain-containing protein, which encodes MSLPDSIWWTRKARIQTEKRLLANAFQAQVILLWYSLFAVFVSVYYLKFNATSEYSGVAWVVFSVMVLIISSFTSALSFKERAALIKECYETLSGIYQRAIKTPADKNIETEYGQVLSVCENHTDKDFHKAICLEYLSHSTPNGVSGGLTKIPTRYIWFMFLIHCFYRIMFLFFMYSLPIIIFVTLEKL
- a CDS encoding Crp/Fnr family transcriptional regulator: MDHLAFAEKICWPTDLSAPLKQQLISSAKIINISGNDGLINSNLAHQGISYILEGTMTICLQTPNLKAINSIVKCKGEWFGNYEPRTSDYTPFFITEIEPVTVIHFSTETIHSLASKHMEMYKWFHSLSFSAKAKWLQAQIVSHENITVRVVYFLLELSSHLNFLAGQTPHISITQQQISRITGITRQRVNEVMKTLEKEKLVSLERHCIYLTDIERLGKKLDGIDLSIKDPRGKFDLSERFVC
- a CDS encoding reverse transcriptase domain-containing protein, which codes for MTVINKFQRQFSPQKLKKIYTEHIQLSGAIGIDNRNQKGFWPIQDDEINIISRKVISANYKFTKYKLKLISKGRGKPPREISIPTIRDRITLRALCDFLSSCFKSSIKFELPQDVVCAVKENVSSNTYDGFVKLDVTNFYPTIKHDELNSRLRKRIKEPKILELINNAISTPTVVRSHASDIPMSKGVPQGLAISNILSAIYLLNIDSYMKKQSNLRFYRYVDDVLILCEHKKAEEIAQSLIKRFKKIGLEIHDPIKVPDKSQIGHITEKFDFLGYEFDNGLISCRKGSVDKLRESIISIFNGYKYADKKNADFLLWRLDMRITGCIFENKCKGWLFYFSEMNNESLLHQLDAFVTNLTKRFNAKIKPKKFVRSHYEIKHHRNETKYIPNFDSYSLEQMQDVLNKYFNMDLSKLTENEIEYEFKKRIKRQAKDLLQDVQDFS